The Mus musculus strain C57BL/6J chromosome 2, GRCm38.p6 C57BL/6J genome has a window encoding:
- the Olfr1030 gene encoding olfactory receptor 1030, translating to MLAPKKMVRGNYSMVTEFILLGLTDRPELQPLLFVLFLVIYLITVGGNLGMMVLIRIDSRLHTPMYYFLASLSCLDLCYSTNVTPKMLVNFLSEKKTISYAACLVQCYFFIAMVITEYYMLAVMAYDRYMAICNPLLYSSKMSKGVCVRLIAGPYIYGFLSGLMETMWTYRLTFCGSNIINHFYCADPPLIRLSCSDTFIKETSMFVVAGFNLSNSLFIILISYLFILIAILRMRSAEGRRKAFSTCGSHLVAVTVFYGTLFCMYVRPPTDKSVEQSKIIAVFYTFVSPMLNPIIYSLRNKDVKHAFWKLVRRNVLSK from the coding sequence ATGCTGGCACCTAAGAAAATGGTCAGAGGCAATTACTCCATGGTGACTGAATTTATTCTCTTGGGATTAACTGATCGTCCAGAGCTGCAGCCTTTGCTTTTTGTGCTCTTCCTGGTGATCTATCTGATCACTGTGGGAGGGAATCTTGGCATGATGGTGTTGATCAGGATAGATTCCCGCCTGCATACCCCAATGTACTACTTTCTTGCCAGTTTGTCATGTTTGGATTTGTGCTATTCTACCAATGTGACTCCCAAGATGCTGGTGAACTTTTTATCAGAGAAGAAAACCATTTCATATGCTGCGTGTTTAGTCCAGTGTTATTTTTTCATTGCTATGGTGATTACTGAATATTACATGCTAGCTGTGATGGCCTATGACAGGTATATGGCCATCTGTAACCCTTTGCTTTACAGTAGCAAGATGTCCAAAGGTGTATGTGTGCGTCTGATTGCTGGTCCCTATATCTATGGCTTCCTTAGTGGCCTGATGGAAACCATGTGGACATATCGCTTGACCTTCTGTGGCTCCAATATCATCAACCACTTCTACTGCGCTGACCCTCCACTCATCAGACTCTCCTGCTCTgacacattcattaaggaaacatcAATGTTTGTAGTAGCAGGATTTAACCTCTCCAACTCCCTGTTCATAATCCTCATTTCCTACCTGTTCATTCTCATTGCCATCTTGAGGATGCGTTCTGCTGAAGGTAGGCGCAAAGCCTTTTCCACCTGTGGATCTCATCTGGTGGCAGTGACTGTGTTTTATGGGACGCTATTCTGCATGTATGTTAGACCTCCCACAGATAAATCAGTGGAGCAGTCCAAAATTATTGCTGTGTTCTATACTTTCGTAAGTCCCATGTTGAACCCCATCATTTATAGTCTGAGGAATAAGGATGTGAAACATGCTTTTTGGAAGCTGGTCAGAAGAAATGTGCTTTCAAAGTAA
- the Olfr1031 gene encoding olfactory receptor 1031, producing the protein MTRNFTSVTEFILLGLTSHVELQILFFVLFLVVYVVTVAGNLGMILLIKANARLHTPMYFFLSHLSFVDMCFSSNVTPKMLQIFLSERKTISYSACLVQCYLFIALVHVEFYILALMAFDRYMAICNPLLYGSKMSQSVCTSLITVPYVYGALTGLMETMWTYNLAFCGHNEINHFYCADPPLIKLACSDTYHKETSMLVVAGFNLSFSLLIILTSYLYIFPAILRISSTEGKRKAFSTCGSHLTAVIIFYATLFFMYLRPTSRESVEQGKMVAVFYTTVIPMLNPMIYSLRNKDVKEAISKELSHKKMYFSEKRNSIFFCTRGTFCRNYHCFLKL; encoded by the coding sequence ATGACGAGAAACTTCACCTCTGTGACTGAATTCATCCTCCTGGGTCTCACTAGCCATGTGGAGCTTCAAATTCTCTTTTTTGTGTTGTTTCTAGTGGTATATGTGGTCACAGTTGCAGGCAACCTGGGCATGATCCTGCTCATCAAGGCCAATGCCAGgctccacacacccatgtactttttCTTGAGCCACTTATCCTTTGTGGATATGTGCTTCTCTTCCAATGTGACCCCAAAGATGCTCCAGATTTTCCTGTCAGAGAGGAAAACTATTTCCTACTCTGCATGCTTGGTCCAATGTTACCTCTTCATTGCATTGGTCCATGTTGAATTCTACATCCTGGCTCTGATGGCCTTTGATCGTTACATGGCCATCTGCAACCCTCTGCTTTATGGTAGCAAGATGTCCCAGAGTGTATGCACATCTCTAATCACAGTGCCTTATGTGTATGGGGCACTTACTGGTCTGATGGAGACCATGTGGACTTACAACCTGGCTTTCTGTGGCCACAATGAAATCAATCACTTCTATTGTGCTGATCCACCATTGATTAAGCTGGCTTGTTCTGACACTTATCACAAAGAAACCTCCATGCTTGTTGTAGCTGGATTTaacctctccttctccctgctcATTATTCTCACTTCCTACCTGTATATCTTTCCTGCTATTCTGAGGATTAGCTCTACAGAAGGCAAGCGGAAAGCTTTCTCCACCTGTGGCTCCCATCTGACAGCTGTCATCATATTCTATGCAACTCTTTTTTTCATGTATCTCAGACCAACATCTAGAGAGTCTGTGGAACAAGGTAAAATGGTTGCTGTGTTCTATACCACTGTCATTCCCATGTTGAACCCCATGATTTACAGCCTGAGGAACAAAGATGTGAAAGAAGCAATAAGCAAGGAACTGTCacacaaaaaaatgtatttttctgaaAAAAGGAATTCAATTTTCTTTTGCACTCGTGGAACTTTTTGTAGGAATTATCATTGTTTTCTAAAGTTGTAG